Proteins encoded in a region of the Aliivibrio fischeri ATCC 7744 = JCM 18803 = DSM 507 genome:
- the luxB gene encoding luciferase subunit beta, whose translation MKFGLFFLNFQKDGITSEETLDNMVKTVTLIDSTKYHFNTAFVNEHHFSKNGIVGAPITAAGFLLGLTNKLHIGSLNQVITTHHPVRVAEEASLLDQMSEGRFILGFSDCESDFEMEFFKRHIPSRQQQFEACYEIINDALTTGYCHPQNDFYDFPKVSINPHCYSDNGPKQYVSATSKEVVMWAAKKALPLTFKWEDNLETKERYAILYNKTAQQYGVDISDVDHQLTVIANLNSDRSTAQEEVREYLKDYITETYPQMDRDEKINCIIEENAVGSHDDYYESIKLAVEKTGSKNILLSFESMADFKGVKEIIDMLNQKIEKNLP comes from the coding sequence ATGAAATTTGGATTATTTTTTCTAAACTTTCAGAAAGATGGAATAACATCTGAAGAAACGTTGGATAATATGGTAAAGACTGTCACGTTAATTGATTCAACTAAATATCATTTTAATACTGCCTTTGTTAATGAGCATCATTTTTCAAAAAATGGTATTGTTGGAGCACCTATTACCGCAGCTGGTTTTTTATTAGGGTTAACAAATAAATTACATATTGGTTCATTAAATCAAGTAATTACCACCCATCACCCTGTACGTGTAGCAGAAGAAGCCAGTTTATTAGATCAAATGTCAGAGGGGCGCTTTATTCTCGGTTTTAGTGACTGCGAAAGTGATTTCGAAATGGAGTTTTTTAAACGTCACATTCCATCAAGGCAACAACAATTTGAAGCATGCTATGAAATAATTAATGACGCATTAACTACAGGTTATTGTCATCCCCAAAATGATTTTTATGATTTTCCAAAGGTTTCAATTAATCCACACTGTTACAGTGATAATGGGCCTAAGCAATATGTATCCGCAACATCAAAAGAAGTCGTCATGTGGGCAGCGAAAAAGGCACTGCCTTTAACATTTAAGTGGGAGGATAATTTAGAAACCAAAGAGCGTTATGCAATTCTATATAATAAAACAGCACAACAATATGGTGTTGATATTTCGGATGTTGATCATCAATTAACTGTAATTGCGAACTTAAATTCTGATAGAAGTACGGCTCAAGAAGAAGTGAGAGAATACTTAAAAGACTATATCACTGAAACTTACCCTCAAATGGACAGGGATGAAAAAATTAACTGTATTATTGAAGAGAATGCAGTAGGGTCTCATGATGACTATTATGAATCGATAAAATTAGCGGTGGAAAAAACAGGGTCTAAAAATATTTTATTATCCTTTGAGTCAATGGCTGATTTTAAGGGGGTAAAAGAAATTATTGATATGTTGAACCAAAAAATTGAAAAGAATCTACCCTAA
- the luxA gene encoding luciferase subunit alpha, which yields MKFGNICFSYQPPGETHKQVMDRFVRLGIASEEVGFDTYWTLEHHFTEFGLTGNLFVAAANLLGRTKTLNVGTMGVVIPTAHPVRQLEDVLLLDQMSKGRFNFGTVRGLYHKDFRVFGVDMEESRAITQNFYQMIMESLQTGTVSSDSDYIQFPNVDVYPKVYSKNVPTCMTAESASTTEWLAIQGLPMVLSWIIGTNEKKAQMELYNEIATEYGHDISKIDHCMTYICSVDDDAQKAQDVCREFLKNWYDSYVNATNIFNDSNQTRGYDYHKGQWRDFVLQGHTNTNRRVDYSNGINPVGTPEQCIEIIQRDIDATGITNITCGFEANGTEDEIIASMRRFMTQVAPFLKEPK from the coding sequence ATGAAGTTTGGAAATATTTGTTTTTCGTATCAACCACCAGGTGAAACTCATAAGCAAGTAATGGATCGCTTTGTTCGACTTGGTATCGCCTCAGAGGAAGTAGGCTTTGATACATATTGGACCTTAGAACATCATTTTACAGAGTTTGGTCTCACGGGAAATTTATTTGTTGCTGCGGCAAATCTGTTAGGAAGAACTAAAACATTAAATGTTGGTACTATGGGGGTTGTTATTCCAACAGCTCATCCTGTTCGACAATTAGAAGACGTTTTATTATTAGATCAAATGTCGAAAGGGCGTTTTAATTTTGGAACCGTTCGAGGGCTATACCATAAAGATTTTCGAGTATTTGGTGTTGATATGGAAGAGTCTCGAGCGATTACTCAAAATTTCTACCAGATGATAATGGAAAGCTTACAAACAGGAACAGTTAGTTCTGATAGTGATTATATCCAGTTCCCTAATGTAGATGTGTATCCTAAAGTATATTCTAAAAATGTTCCAACGTGTATGACTGCTGAGTCCGCAAGTACGACAGAATGGCTAGCAATACAAGGGCTACCAATGGTTCTTAGTTGGATTATTGGTACTAATGAAAAAAAAGCACAGATGGAACTCTATAATGAAATTGCGACAGAATATGGCCATGACATATCTAAAATAGATCATTGTATGACTTATATTTGCTCTGTTGATGATGATGCACAAAAGGCGCAAGATGTTTGTCGGGAGTTTCTGAAAAATTGGTATGATTCATATGTAAATGCGACCAATATCTTTAATGATAGCAATCAAACTCGTGGTTATGATTATCATAAAGGCCAATGGCGTGATTTTGTTTTACAAGGACATACAAACACTAATCGACGTGTTGATTATAGCAATGGTATTAACCCTGTAGGCACTCCTGAGCAGTGTATTGAAATAATTCAACGTGATATTGATGCGACGGGTATTACAAACATTACATGCGGATTTGAAGCTAATGGAACTGAAGATGAAATAATAGCTTCCATGCGACGCTTTATGACACAAGTCGCTCCTTTCTTAAAAGAACCTAAATAA
- the luxG gene encoding flavin mononucleotide reductase LuxG: MIVDGRVSKIVLASIKNNIYKVFITVNSPIKFIAGQFVMVTINGKKCPFSIANCPTKNHEIELHIGSSNKDCSLDIIEYFVDALVEEVAIELDAPHGNAWLRSESNNPLLLIAGGTGLSYINSILTNCLNRNIPQDIYLYWGVKNSSLLYEDEELLELSLNNKNLHYIPVIEDKSEEWIGKKGTVLDAVMEDFTDLAHFDIYVCGPFMMAKTAKEKLIEEKKAKSEQMFADAFAYV, encoded by the coding sequence ATGATTGTTGATGGCAGAGTTTCAAAGATAGTTTTAGCATCGATAAAAAATAATATATATAAGGTATTTATTACTGTAAATTCACCAATAAAGTTCATCGCTGGACAATTTGTAATGGTCACGATTAATGGGAAAAAATGTCCTTTTTCAATTGCGAATTGCCCGACAAAAAATCACGAAATAGAATTGCATATTGGTAGTTCGAATAAAGACTGCTCATTGGATATTATCGAATATTTTGTCGATGCTCTTGTTGAGGAAGTCGCAATTGAGTTAGATGCTCCCCATGGAAACGCTTGGTTACGGTCTGAAAGTAATAACCCATTGCTATTAATTGCGGGAGGTACAGGTTTATCATATATAAATAGCATTCTAACCAATTGCTTAAATCGGAATATACCTCAAGATATTTATCTTTACTGGGGAGTAAAAAACAGTTCTCTTTTGTATGAAGACGAAGAGTTATTGGAATTATCACTAAATAACAAAAATCTTCATTATATTCCTGTTATCGAAGATAAAAGTGAAGAATGGATAGGAAAAAAAGGTACGGTTCTTGATGCTGTAATGGAAGATTTTACGGATCTAGCCCATTTTGATATTTATGTTTGTGGGCCCTTCATGATGGCTAAAACAGCAAAAGAAAAATTAATTGAAGAGAAAAAAGCAAAGTCAGAACAGATGTTTGCCGATGCTTTTGCATACGTATAA
- a CDS encoding MATE family efflux transporter: MTTFHADSSITRTFWRYAIPSIAAMVVSGLYQIIDGIFVGHYIGFEGLAGINMAWPAICILGAIGVMVGMGTGSVMSIYRGENKLEKTKVALTTGFWLLAILSIIAITCIVLLAKDILLAQGAEGQNFAYAMDYINVLMFGGFFTACATALPMLVRNDESPNVATFLLVIGALINIVLDYVFIGVMGLGLSGAALATLLAQACVTVLGIGYFFTQRSSIQITSKEVLFSWNKAKQSLSLGSSALVMYLYGSFVVAMHNALMMHYGSATTVGAYAIVGYLFMLYYLLAQGIAEGAQPPISYYFGARENKKVYQIFKIALKWVVITGIGWVTILNISPELTTALFTNGDKALIAETIVGIRYHLFAMFLDGMIVLITIYFLSVNEGKKAMVISISNIVIQLPFLLILPKWFGIDGVWLAMPVSNIALIICIAPMVWNHLKTQKIIKPLPLTSTSVMSH, encoded by the coding sequence ATGACAACATTTCATGCAGATTCATCCATCACTCGTACTTTTTGGCGTTATGCTATTCCTTCTATTGCTGCAATGGTGGTGAGTGGACTGTATCAAATTATTGATGGGATCTTTGTTGGTCACTATATTGGTTTTGAAGGCCTTGCTGGTATTAATATGGCATGGCCTGCAATTTGTATTTTAGGTGCTATTGGTGTCATGGTTGGAATGGGCACTGGCAGTGTTATGTCCATATACCGTGGCGAAAATAAATTAGAAAAAACAAAAGTGGCCTTAACAACAGGCTTTTGGTTACTTGCGATATTAAGCATCATTGCGATCACTTGCATTGTATTACTCGCAAAAGATATTTTGCTTGCTCAAGGTGCGGAAGGTCAAAACTTTGCCTATGCCATGGATTACATCAATGTACTTATGTTTGGAGGCTTCTTTACTGCATGTGCGACAGCGTTACCTATGCTTGTGCGAAATGATGAGTCGCCAAATGTCGCTACGTTCCTGCTTGTTATTGGCGCATTAATTAATATTGTTTTAGATTACGTGTTTATTGGTGTGATGGGATTAGGACTTTCTGGAGCTGCATTAGCAACGTTACTGGCTCAAGCTTGTGTCACCGTTTTAGGTATTGGTTATTTCTTTACTCAACGCTCAAGTATTCAAATTACATCAAAAGAAGTGCTGTTTTCTTGGAATAAAGCGAAGCAGTCTCTCTCTTTGGGATCATCAGCATTAGTGATGTATTTATATGGTAGCTTTGTTGTTGCAATGCATAACGCGTTAATGATGCATTACGGCTCGGCAACGACAGTGGGAGCCTATGCCATTGTTGGTTACTTATTTATGCTTTACTACCTTCTTGCACAAGGTATTGCAGAAGGGGCTCAACCACCAATCAGTTATTATTTTGGTGCGAGAGAAAATAAAAAAGTGTATCAAATCTTCAAGATTGCATTGAAGTGGGTAGTCATTACAGGCATTGGTTGGGTAACTATTTTAAATATTTCACCAGAGCTAACGACAGCATTATTTACTAATGGTGATAAAGCTTTGATTGCTGAAACTATTGTCGGTATTCGTTATCACTTATTTGCGATGTTCTTGGATGGCATGATTGTATTGATTACGATTTACTTTTTGTCCGTAAATGAAGGCAAAAAAGCCATGGTAATTTCCATTAGTAATATTGTAATTCAATTACCCTTCTTACTTATATTGCCTAAGTGGTTTGGAATTGATGGAGTTTGGTTAGCGATGCCAGTATCAAACATTGCATTGATTATCTGTATTGCACCAATGGTATGGAATCATTTGAAAACTCAGAAGATTATCAAGCCATTACCATTGACCTCTACATCGGTCATGAGTCATTAG
- a CDS encoding acyl transferase: protein MKDESAFFTIDHIIKLDNGQSIRVWETLPKKNVPEKKHTILIASGFARRMDHFAGLAEYLSTNGFHVIRYDSLHHVGLSSGCINEFTMSIGKNSLLTVVDWLKEHGVERIGLIAASLSARIAYEVVNKIKLSFLITAVGVVNLRDTLEKALEYDYLQLPISDLPEDLDFEGHNLGAEVFVTDCFKHKWDTLDSTLSGVKGLTIPFIAFTANDDSWVKQSEVIELIDSIESNNCKLYSLIGSSHDLGENLVVLRNFYQSVTKAALALDVGLLDLDIDIIEPRFEDVTSITVKERRLKNEIENELLELA from the coding sequence ATGAAAGATGAAAGTGCTTTTTTTACGATTGATCACATTATCAAGCTTGATAATGGTCAGTCTATCCGAGTTTGGGAAACACTCCCTAAAAAAAACGTACCAGAGAAAAAACATACAATACTTATTGCTTCGGGTTTTGCTAGAAGAATGGATCATTTTGCAGGTCTTGCTGAGTATTTATCTACTAACGGTTTTCATGTCATTCGCTACGATTCTTTGCATCATGTTGGATTAAGCAGTGGATGTATAAATGAATTTACGATGTCGATTGGAAAAAATAGCCTGCTTACAGTCGTAGATTGGCTTAAAGAGCATGGTGTCGAACGAATAGGGCTGATTGCTGCTAGTTTGTCAGCGAGAATCGCTTATGAGGTAGTAAATAAAATTAAATTATCATTTTTAATTACGGCCGTAGGTGTCGTTAATCTTAGAGATACATTAGAAAAAGCATTGGAGTATGACTATTTGCAATTACCTATTTCAGATCTACCAGAAGATCTTGACTTTGAAGGTCATAATTTAGGAGCTGAGGTCTTTGTTACAGATTGCTTTAAACATAAATGGGACACATTAGACTCGACACTTAGTGGTGTTAAAGGATTAACGATTCCATTTATTGCTTTTACTGCAAACGATGATAGCTGGGTAAAGCAAAGTGAAGTTATAGAGCTCATTGATAGTATTGAATCTAATAATTGTAAGCTCTATTCGCTAATTGGAAGTTCACATGATCTTGGGGAAAATTTGGTTGTATTAAGAAATTTTTATCAATCAGTAACGAAGGCAGCTTTAGCATTAGATGTTGGTTTATTGGATTTAGATATAGATATTATTGAACCTCGATTTGAGGACGTTACAAGTATTACTGTTAAGGAGCGTAGATTAAAAAATGAAATTGAAAATGAATTATTAGAATTAGCTTAA
- a CDS encoding dCMP deaminase family protein, with protein sequence MISKWAKRFFQMAELVGSWSKDPSTQVGAVITKHNRIVSVGFNGYPHGVSDSADTDEREIKYLKTLHAEENAILFAKRDLEGCDIWVTHFPCPNCAAKIIQTGISKVYCPEQTEDFLSRWGEKIQVSQDMFSQAGVEVTWLPLDILK encoded by the coding sequence ATGATTTCTAAATGGGCAAAGCGATTCTTCCAAATGGCTGAATTAGTCGGTTCTTGGAGTAAAGATCCGTCAACTCAAGTTGGTGCAGTAATCACTAAGCATAACCGTATTGTTTCTGTTGGATTTAATGGCTACCCGCATGGTGTATCTGACAGCGCAGATACTGATGAGCGCGAAATTAAATATTTAAAAACGCTTCATGCTGAAGAAAATGCCATTTTATTTGCTAAACGCGATTTAGAAGGGTGTGATATTTGGGTTACTCACTTCCCGTGCCCAAATTGTGCAGCAAAAATCATCCAAACAGGAATTTCAAAAGTATATTGCCCTGAACAGACTGAAGACTTCTTATCTCGTTGGGGTGAAAAAATCCAAGTTAGCCAAGATATGTTTTCTCAGGCGGGAGTTGAAGTCACTTGGTTACCCTTGGACATATTGAAATAA
- a CDS encoding acyl-homoserine-lactone synthase, translating into MTIMIKKSDFLAIPSEEYKGILSLRYQVFKQRLEWDLVVENNLESDEYDNSNAEYIYACDDTENVSGCWRLLPTTGDYMLKSVFPELLGQQSAPKDPNIVELSRFAVGKNSSKINNSASEITMKLFEAIYKHAVSQGITEYVTVTSTAIERFLKRIKVPCHRIGDKEIHVLGDTKSVVLSMPINEQFKKAVLN; encoded by the coding sequence ATGACTATAATGATAAAAAAATCGGATTTTTTGGCAATTCCATCGGAGGAGTATAAAGGTATTCTAAGTCTTCGTTATCAAGTGTTTAAGCAAAGACTTGAGTGGGACTTAGTTGTAGAAAATAACCTTGAATCAGATGAGTATGATAACTCAAATGCAGAATATATTTATGCTTGTGATGATACTGAAAATGTAAGTGGATGCTGGCGTTTATTACCTACAACAGGTGATTATATGCTGAAAAGTGTTTTTCCTGAATTGCTTGGTCAACAGAGTGCTCCCAAAGATCCTAATATAGTCGAATTAAGTCGTTTTGCTGTAGGTAAAAATAGCTCCAAGATAAATAACTCTGCTAGTGAAATTACAATGAAACTATTTGAAGCTATATATAAACACGCTGTTAGTCAAGGTATTACAGAATATGTAACAGTAACATCAACAGCAATAGAGCGATTTTTAAAGCGTATTAAAGTTCCTTGTCATCGTATTGGAGACAAAGAAATTCATGTATTAGGTGATACTAAATCGGTTGTATTGTCTATGCCTATTAATGAACAGTTTAAAAAAGCAGTCTTAAATTAA
- the luxC gene encoding long-chain-fatty-acyl-CoA reductase LuxC → MNKCIPMIINGMIQDFDNYAYKEVKLNNDNRVKLSVITESSVSKTLNIKDRINLNLNQIVNFLYTVGQRWKSEEYNRRRTYIRELKTYLGYSDEMARLEANWIAMLLCSKSALYDIVNYDLGSIHVLDEWLPRGDCYVKAQPKGVSVHLLAGNVPLSGVTSILRAILTKNECIIKTSSSDPFTANALVSSFIDVNADHPITKSMSVMYWPHDEDMTLSQRIMNHADVVIAWGGDEAIKWAVKYSPPHVDILKFGPKKSLSIIEAPKDIEAAAMGVAHDICFYDQQACFSTQDVYYIGDNLPLFLNELEKQLDRYAKILPKGSNGFDEKAAFTLTEKESLFAGYEVRKGDKQAWLIVVSPTNSFGNQPLSRSVYVHQVSDINGVIPFINKNRTQTVSIYPWEASLKYRDKLARSGVERIVESGMNNIFRVGGAHDSLSPLQYLVRFVSHERPFNYTTKDVAVEIEQTRYLEEDKFLVFVP, encoded by the coding sequence ATGAATAAATGTATTCCAATGATAATTAATGGAATGATTCAAGATTTTGATAATTATGCATATAAAGAAGTTAAACTAAATAATGATAATAGAGTAAAATTATCTGTCATTACTGAAAGTTCAGTTTCAAAAACATTAAATATCAAAGATAGAATTAATCTTAATTTAAATCAGATTGTGAATTTTTTATATACCGTTGGTCAACGATGGAAAAGTGAAGAATATAATCGGCGACGAACCTATATCCGTGAGTTAAAAACATATCTTGGTTATTCTGATGAAATGGCAAGGTTAGAAGCGAATTGGATTGCAATGTTATTGTGCTCTAAAAGTGCTTTGTATGACATTGTTAATTATGATTTGGGCTCTATACACGTATTAGATGAATGGCTTCCACGTGGTGATTGCTATGTTAAAGCACAACCGAAAGGTGTTTCTGTTCACTTGTTAGCTGGTAATGTTCCATTATCAGGAGTGACATCTATTTTGCGTGCTATTTTAACAAAAAATGAGTGCATTATTAAAACTTCGTCTTCAGATCCTTTTACTGCAAACGCTTTAGTTTCCAGTTTTATTGATGTTAATGCAGACCATCCAATAACCAAATCAATGTCTGTTATGTATTGGCCGCATGATGAAGATATGACTCTATCTCAAAGAATAATGAATCATGCCGACGTGGTTATTGCTTGGGGTGGAGACGAGGCGATTAAATGGGCGGTAAAATATTCACCACCGCATGTTGATATTCTGAAATTTGGACCAAAGAAAAGCTTAAGCATTATTGAAGCTCCTAAAGATATAGAAGCAGCAGCAATGGGGGTTGCTCATGATATTTGTTTCTATGACCAGCAAGCCTGCTTCTCTACTCAAGACGTTTATTATATCGGAGATAATTTACCTTTATTTTTAAATGAACTTGAAAAACAGCTAGATCGATACGCGAAAATTTTACCAAAAGGTTCAAACGGTTTTGATGAAAAAGCGGCGTTTACTCTTACTGAAAAAGAAAGTCTATTTGCTGGATATGAAGTGAGAAAGGGAGATAAGCAAGCTTGGTTAATAGTCGTATCACCTACAAATAGCTTTGGAAATCAACCGCTATCACGAAGTGTGTATGTGCATCAAGTGTCTGATATTAATGGGGTAATTCCTTTTATTAATAAAAATAGAACACAAACTGTTTCTATTTATCCTTGGGAAGCGTCATTAAAATATCGAGATAAATTAGCAAGAAGTGGTGTTGAAAGAATTGTTGAATCAGGCATGAATAATATTTTCAGAGTTGGAGGGGCTCATGATTCATTATCTCCTCTCCAGTACCTAGTTAGGTTTGTATCGCATGAGAGACCATTTAATTATACGACCAAAGATGTTGCGGTTGAAATCGAACAAACACGTTACTTAGAGGAAGATAAGTTTTTAGTTTTTGTCCCATAG
- a CDS encoding hemolysin family protein: MDIAILLFLIVINGVFAMSEIALMTAKKSRLQKLAAEGSKSAAKAIKLGEEPTQFLSTVQIGITGIGILNGILGEAAFSGPISNFLISFGVPAGLASTVSTMSTVVIITYVSIVVGELVPKRIAQFHAERIATLIAPLISMLASISRPFVFLLSISTDAILRLLGRSNSDEASITEDDIHALLSEGSEQGVIEKHEHSMVRNILQLDDRRVASLMIPRNELVYFDTEQSWDENLPKLLRSEYSIYPVTRGGMDNVLGFTTSRFLLKAAHQEHRTKWLMRNLLPCLTILENKYGSELLELLKTTGEEIALVVDEYGDAQGIVTQKNLLEALAGEFKSENPNDAWADQVSETEWVLDGSIPTTVLKDTLNLATLPEEKEGDYQTLTGMFMWLTSNVPAVGDTLEYQDWSFEVLSIDNNKANKVRVTQVQPELV; this comes from the coding sequence TTGGATATTGCCATATTACTTTTTCTAATTGTGATTAATGGTGTGTTTGCTATGTCTGAGATTGCTCTCATGACGGCAAAAAAGAGTCGATTACAGAAATTAGCAGCAGAAGGCAGTAAGTCAGCTGCTAAAGCGATTAAATTAGGCGAAGAGCCTACTCAGTTTTTATCTACGGTACAGATAGGTATTACCGGAATTGGTATATTAAACGGTATCTTGGGTGAGGCGGCATTTTCGGGCCCGATCTCAAATTTCCTTATTTCATTTGGTGTTCCAGCAGGATTAGCGTCTACCGTTTCGACTATGTCGACTGTTGTGATCATCACTTATGTGTCAATCGTTGTTGGTGAGCTTGTTCCAAAACGTATCGCTCAGTTTCACGCAGAACGCATTGCAACGCTGATAGCGCCATTGATCAGCATGCTAGCTTCTATCTCTCGACCATTTGTATTCTTATTATCTATCTCAACAGATGCGATTTTACGTTTATTAGGTCGCTCAAATAGCGATGAAGCATCGATTACTGAAGATGATATTCACGCTTTGCTTTCAGAGGGCTCTGAGCAAGGTGTTATTGAAAAACATGAACACAGTATGGTGCGAAACATCTTACAATTAGATGATAGACGAGTTGCATCATTAATGATCCCAAGAAATGAATTGGTTTATTTCGATACAGAGCAATCTTGGGATGAGAACTTGCCGAAATTATTGCGCTCAGAATATTCTATTTACCCTGTAACACGTGGTGGTATGGACAATGTGCTTGGTTTTACTACATCACGCTTTTTACTAAAAGCGGCACATCAAGAGCACCGTACTAAGTGGTTAATGCGTAATTTATTACCTTGTTTAACGATTCTAGAAAATAAATACGGCAGCGAATTGTTGGAGTTACTAAAAACGACGGGTGAAGAGATTGCTCTAGTCGTTGATGAATATGGTGATGCTCAAGGTATTGTCACGCAAAAGAACTTGTTAGAAGCGTTAGCGGGTGAGTTTAAATCTGAAAACCCGAACGATGCATGGGCTGATCAAGTATCAGAAACTGAGTGGGTTTTAGATGGTTCAATTCCGACAACAGTGCTAAAAGACACCTTAAATCTGGCTACTTTGCCTGAAGAGAAAGAAGGGGATTATCAAACGCTGACAGGTATGTTTATGTGGTTAACAAGCAATGTACCAGCTGTTGGAGATACCTTAGAATACCAAGACTGGAGTTTTGAAGTGTTATCTATTGATAATAATAAAGCGAATAAAGTTCGAGTGACTCAAGTTCAGCCAGAATTGGTATAG
- the luxE gene encoding long-chain-fatty-acid--protein ligase LuxE yields the protein MTVHTEYKRNQIIASSEIDDLIFMSTPQEWSFEEQKDIRDKLVREAFYFHYNRNEEYRNYCINQHVSDNLHTIDEIPVFPTSVFKYKKLHTVTADDIENWYTSSGTRGVKSHIARDRLSIERLLGSVNFGMKYVGDWFEHQMELINLGPDRFNTNNIWFKYVMSLVELLYPTEFTVDNDKIDFEKTVKHLFRIKNSKKDICLIGPPFFVYLLCQYMKENNIEFKGGDRVHIITGGGWKSNQNDSLDRADFNQLLMDTFQLDKINQIRDTFNQVELNTCFFEDEFQRKHVPPWVYARALDPETLKPVADGEIGLLSYMDASSTAYPAFIVTDDIGIVKEIREPDPYPGVTVEIVRRLNTRAQKGCALSMANVIQKNIKD from the coding sequence ATGACTGTTCATACTGAATATAAAAGAAATCAGATTATTGCCAGTTCAGAAATTGATGATCTTATTTTTATGAGTACACCACAGGAGTGGTCATTTGAAGAGCAAAAAGACATACGAGATAAATTAGTTCGTGAGGCTTTTTATTTTCATTACAATAGAAATGAAGAATATAGAAATTATTGTATCAATCAGCATGTGAGTGATAATTTACACACTATTGATGAAATACCCGTGTTTCCAACATCTGTTTTTAAATATAAGAAATTACATACTGTCACAGCTGATGACATTGAAAATTGGTATACAAGTAGTGGAACTCGTGGAGTAAAAAGCCATATTGCACGTGATCGTCTTAGCATTGAACGCTTACTTGGTTCTGTCAACTTCGGAATGAAATACGTTGGAGATTGGTTTGAGCATCAAATGGAATTGATAAATTTAGGACCAGATAGGTTCAATACAAATAATATTTGGTTCAAATATGTCATGAGCTTGGTCGAGTTACTTTATCCGACTGAATTTACAGTTGATAATGACAAAATAGATTTTGAAAAAACAGTAAAACATCTATTTAGAATTAAGAATAGTAAGAAAGACATTTGCTTAATTGGGCCACCATTTTTTGTGTATCTTCTGTGCCAATATATGAAAGAAAACAATATTGAATTTAAAGGAGGGGATAGAGTACATATTATAACTGGTGGAGGGTGGAAATCTAATCAGAATGACTCTTTAGATCGTGCTGATTTTAATCAATTATTAATGGATACTTTCCAACTCGACAAGATTAATCAAATTAGAGATACCTTTAATCAAGTTGAGCTTAATACTTGTTTTTTTGAAGATGAATTTCAAAGAAAACATGTTCCACCGTGGGTATATGCTCGGGCTCTTGATCCTGAAACATTGAAACCCGTAGCAGATGGTGAGATCGGGTTGTTAAGTTATATGGACGCCTCATCAACTGCTTATCCTGCTTTTATTGTTACTGATGATATCGGTATTGTAAAAGAAATTAGAGAACCAGATCCTTACCCAGGGGTAACCGTTGAGATTGTTCGGCGCTTAAATACACGTGCGCAAAAAGGATGCGCGCTCTCTATGGCGAATGTCATACAAAAGAATATAAAGGATTAA
- a CDS encoding sugar O-acetyltransferase, with protein MTEFEKMKSGLVFDGGDPEIDAIRNQTQKYLQQFNQSTETKEKLSILPNVFNAFGQSFIQAPFFCEFGKTISIGNETFINMNVTMLDGAEITIGNNVLIGPNAQFYTASHSLDYKSRRCWETYCKPIIIEDDVWVGGSVVINQGVTIGARSVIAANSVVNHDVPSDCLYGGTPAKLIKRLDQK; from the coding sequence ATGACCGAATTTGAAAAAATGAAAAGTGGTTTGGTATTTGATGGTGGTGATCCTGAAATAGACGCTATTCGTAATCAAACACAAAAGTACCTTCAACAATTTAATCAAAGTACAGAAACGAAAGAAAAGCTATCTATTTTACCAAATGTATTTAATGCTTTTGGTCAGAGTTTTATTCAAGCCCCTTTCTTTTGTGAGTTTGGAAAGACAATCTCTATAGGAAACGAAACGTTTATTAATATGAACGTGACCATGCTCGATGGTGCAGAAATTACAATTGGTAATAATGTACTAATTGGCCCTAATGCTCAGTTTTATACGGCTTCTCATTCATTGGATTACAAAAGCCGTCGTTGTTGGGAAACTTATTGTAAGCCTATTATCATTGAAGATGATGTATGGGTTGGTGGTAGTGTAGTTATTAATCAAGGCGTTACTATTGGTGCTCGTTCGGTAATTGCTGCAAACTCAGTGGTGAACCATGATGTGCCATCTGATTGTTTGTACGGTGGAACGCCTGCCAAATTAATTAAACGACTTGATCAAAAATAA